In Legionella spiritensis, the following proteins share a genomic window:
- the rpiA gene encoding ribose-5-phosphate isomerase RpiA — protein sequence MSDLKLKAARAALEYLDNETVIGVGTGSTVNFFIDQLATVKHRIDACVASSRATEARLRALGIPVIDLNAAGDLNIYVDGADEVTERHEMIKGGGGALTREKIIATVASQFLCIVDESKVVKRLGHFPLAVEVLPLARSYVARELVKLGGDPEYREGFITDNGNIILDVFNLEITTPIALEEAIKLIPGVVESGLFAKRTADKVLVAGSQGVQPL from the coding sequence ATGAGTGATTTAAAATTGAAAGCCGCCCGCGCGGCGCTGGAATACCTGGATAACGAAACGGTTATTGGTGTCGGAACAGGTTCGACCGTTAATTTTTTTATTGATCAACTGGCGACCGTCAAGCATCGCATTGACGCCTGTGTAGCCAGTTCCAGGGCGACGGAAGCCCGATTGCGGGCACTGGGTATTCCAGTGATCGACTTAAATGCAGCCGGTGATTTGAATATTTATGTAGATGGCGCAGACGAGGTCACCGAACGACATGAGATGATCAAGGGTGGCGGCGGTGCGTTAACACGCGAAAAAATTATCGCGACTGTGGCCAGCCAATTCCTCTGCATCGTCGATGAGTCGAAGGTAGTCAAACGCCTGGGGCATTTTCCTCTCGCCGTTGAGGTATTGCCTCTTGCAAGAAGTTACGTAGCCCGTGAGCTCGTGAAGCTGGGTGGTGATCCGGAATACCGGGAGGGATTTATAACAGACAATGGCAACATCATTCTGGATGTCTTTAATTTGGAAATAACAACGCCCATTGCCCTTGAGGAAGCCATCAAATTGATCCCCGGTGTTGTGGAAAGCGGCCTGTTCGCCAAACGTACCGCGGATAAAGTGCTGGTTGCCGGAAGTCAGGGTGTGCAACCATTGTAA
- a CDS encoding pyridoxal-phosphate dependent enzyme has product MIYDNILATIGHTPIVRINRISEALSCELYAKCEFFNPGGSVKDRIGYAMVKNAERSGRIKPGDTLIEPTSGNTGIGIALAGAVMGYKVIITMPSKMSHEKQAVLERLGATIYRTRTEAAWNDPDSHISLAQDLQRDIPDSHILDQYANPDNPNAHYHGTAQEIIDDFGKDLHMIVAGVGTGGTITGIAKRLKEYNPSIQVVGVDPEGSILGGGDEIKPYQVEGIGYDFFPDVLNNNLIDRYIKTSDADSFNMARRLIREEGLLVGGSSGAAMWGAVQAAQSLSQGQKCLVILPDSIRNYMSKFASDEWMKEEGFL; this is encoded by the coding sequence ATGATTTATGATAATATTCTTGCCACCATCGGCCATACGCCGATTGTTAGAATTAACCGCATAAGCGAAGCGCTGTCTTGTGAACTCTATGCCAAATGCGAATTTTTTAATCCCGGCGGTTCTGTAAAGGACCGTATCGGCTATGCGATGGTAAAAAACGCGGAGCGATCCGGACGGATTAAACCAGGCGACACCCTGATTGAACCCACTTCCGGAAATACCGGAATCGGCATCGCTCTGGCCGGGGCAGTCATGGGTTACAAGGTTATCATTACCATGCCCAGTAAAATGAGTCATGAAAAACAGGCGGTTCTTGAACGTCTCGGCGCGACTATTTACCGAACCCGGACGGAAGCCGCATGGAATGATCCGGATAGCCATATTTCCCTGGCGCAAGATCTGCAACGCGATATCCCCGACTCGCACATTCTCGATCAATACGCCAATCCGGACAACCCCAATGCGCATTACCACGGCACCGCCCAGGAAATTATTGATGATTTCGGCAAGGATTTGCATATGATTGTGGCCGGAGTCGGTACGGGAGGTACCATCACAGGGATTGCCAAACGCCTGAAAGAATACAACCCGTCCATTCAAGTCGTCGGCGTGGATCCGGAAGGTTCCATATTGGGAGGCGGCGATGAGATCAAGCCTTATCAGGTGGAAGGGATCGGTTATGACTTCTTTCCGGACGTTTTGAATAACAATTTGATCGACCGCTACATCAAAACCAGCGACGCCGATTCGTTCAACATGGCAAGACGATTGATTCGTGAAGAAGGGCTTTTGGTCGGCGGCTCAAGTGGTGCGGCCATGTGGGGCGCCGTGCAGGCTGCGCAGTCATTGAGCCAGGGCCAGAAATGTCTGGTGATCCTGCCCGATTCCATACGCAACTATATGTCCAAATTTGCCAGTGACGAATGGATGAAAGAAGAAGGGTTTTTATAA
- a CDS encoding OTU domain-containing protein — protein sequence MAITGFFKKPNTLPDTPSVQKVRQDQKTGRELVDVGGYGDCGFRAVAAGVLDNFFAQTFTNQPLLKKLLERHFQYFPPNPAVGLSTPFDRVRNTVSTPAGMAKFLNEFAFTLRQLAVEEMVAHPEHYRGAFVNGHEGTSPEEMRQPATWIDETAIAALANATNLPIDVRVVESGKELAMRLQYGPDSKKTTFDPVVIQLQNGHYIPQLRQSALFKSVKGQPVSVTFPTADHSHDPDMASILLRIKQDDERMATLFDDHFKRLNSMLDAREINKEQLIQIYIDGMGSSDYLKGRVHQVGLENGNQRFFADVIEKAQGGGLPIKLSNDTHETQVVHELTHAIARAIAIGHLDPEQVYAYIDNNEEEKPSSMRLS from the coding sequence ATGGCTATCACAGGGTTTTTTAAAAAACCAAACACGCTGCCTGATACCCCGTCTGTGCAGAAGGTCAGACAAGATCAAAAAACAGGACGGGAGCTGGTTGATGTTGGCGGTTATGGGGATTGCGGATTCCGGGCGGTTGCCGCAGGAGTACTTGACAATTTTTTTGCCCAGACTTTTACCAATCAGCCATTATTAAAAAAATTGCTGGAGCGCCATTTTCAATATTTTCCTCCAAATCCGGCGGTGGGTTTGAGTACACCGTTTGATAGGGTTCGCAATACGGTGAGTACGCCTGCCGGTATGGCGAAATTCCTCAACGAATTTGCTTTTACGCTGCGCCAGCTTGCTGTGGAAGAGATGGTTGCCCACCCGGAACATTATCGAGGCGCGTTTGTGAATGGACATGAAGGCACTTCGCCGGAAGAGATGCGCCAGCCCGCTACCTGGATAGATGAAACGGCCATTGCGGCACTGGCCAATGCGACCAATCTGCCTATTGATGTGCGGGTAGTAGAATCCGGCAAGGAATTGGCAATGCGATTGCAATACGGTCCGGATAGCAAGAAAACCACGTTTGATCCGGTGGTCATACAGTTACAAAACGGGCATTATATTCCACAATTAAGACAGTCTGCCCTTTTTAAATCCGTCAAAGGACAACCGGTATCCGTCACATTCCCCACGGCGGACCATAGTCATGATCCGGATATGGCCAGCATCCTTCTGCGGATCAAGCAGGACGATGAGCGTATGGCCACGTTGTTTGATGATCATTTCAAGCGCTTGAACAGCATGCTCGACGCCAGGGAAATAAACAAGGAGCAATTAATACAGATTTACATAGATGGTATGGGCAGTAGTGATTATTTAAAAGGACGCGTACATCAGGTGGGACTGGAAAACGGTAATCAACGGTTCTTTGCCGATGTCATTGAGAAGGCCCAGGGTGGTGGTTTGCCCATCAAGCTAAGCAACGATACCCATGAAACGCAGGTTGTTCATGAATTGACGCATGCCATCGCACGGGCTATAGCCATTGGCCATCTCGATCCGGAACAGGTATACGCTTATATTGATAATAATGAGGAGGAAAAACCCTCTTCCATGAGGCTTTCCTAG
- a CDS encoding alpha/beta hydrolase, with the protein MPSRKIFHAEAMQVVKLVTKDGLTLQSWYKAANPGKPTLLFLHGNAGHIGFRMPMANQWLAAGYGVLLLEYRGYGGNPGHPGEQGLYLDGIAAMAFLKEQGVTPSSTVLYGESLGTGVATYLAINYPVCAVILQSPFTSLPALARVHYPWIMIQPWDKFDSLSRIADIQAPLLILHGRNDAIVPYQQGVELFARAREPKLFVELPGKGHNDLWDQTFVNDILRFIKANCT; encoded by the coding sequence ATGCCAAGTCGAAAGATATTTCATGCCGAAGCCATGCAGGTGGTAAAACTGGTTACCAAAGATGGTTTAACCCTGCAATCCTGGTACAAGGCGGCGAATCCGGGCAAGCCGACGTTGCTTTTTTTACACGGCAACGCGGGACATATCGGTTTCCGGATGCCTATGGCTAATCAATGGCTTGCAGCGGGGTATGGTGTGTTATTGCTGGAATATCGTGGTTATGGCGGTAATCCCGGGCACCCTGGCGAGCAAGGCCTGTATCTGGACGGGATAGCGGCCATGGCGTTTCTTAAAGAGCAGGGCGTCACACCGTCAAGCACCGTATTGTATGGTGAATCGTTAGGGACGGGAGTGGCGACGTATCTGGCTATAAACTATCCCGTATGCGCCGTAATCTTGCAATCGCCGTTTACGTCCCTCCCCGCTCTGGCACGCGTTCATTACCCCTGGATTATGATTCAACCCTGGGATAAATTTGATTCCCTGTCCAGAATAGCGGATATTCAAGCGCCGTTACTGATCCTTCATGGGCGTAACGATGCTATTGTTCCCTATCAACAAGGGGTTGAATTGTTCGCCAGGGCCAGAGAACCCAAGTTGTTTGTTGAATTGCCCGGTAAAGGGCATAACGACTTATGGGATCAGACGTTTGTCAACGATATTCTGCGGTTCATAAAAGCCAACTGTACTTGA